A section of the Corallococcus silvisoli genome encodes:
- a CDS encoding ABC transporter permease, with amino-acid sequence MVVIWAAELRRAVRSGRAVVLLGLYSMFTALVLLVVGYITREVQGQVNDKLAGADADALHLGVLGFLTSNDTAMMEALAQVPIVVLIVFKITLFFLPAYIALMGFDQVSGEVGPRSIRYLTVRARRASVLLGKFLSQATLLLGLVLVIDLAIFIYARILNPDFAFGVLALNLLKFWGATLVFSLAYVALTTLCSSLFRSPAVSLVFNFILLFVFWLMDSVGRSVSDESVLRYLRYLSPSYYSGNLLHPRLAEFALSGAAYSAFAAIFLIGAYGVLRTRDL; translated from the coding sequence ATGGTGGTGATCTGGGCAGCGGAGCTGCGCCGGGCCGTGCGAAGCGGCCGGGCCGTGGTGCTGCTCGGGCTCTACAGCATGTTCACCGCGCTGGTGCTGCTCGTGGTGGGGTACATCACCCGCGAGGTGCAGGGGCAGGTGAACGACAAGCTGGCCGGCGCCGACGCGGATGCGCTGCACCTCGGGGTGCTGGGGTTCCTCACCAGCAACGACACCGCGATGATGGAGGCGCTGGCGCAGGTGCCCATCGTGGTGCTCATCGTCTTCAAGATCACCCTCTTCTTCCTGCCGGCCTACATCGCGCTGATGGGCTTCGACCAGGTGAGTGGCGAGGTCGGCCCGCGCTCCATCCGCTACCTCACCGTGCGCGCGCGCCGCGCGTCGGTGCTCTTGGGCAAGTTCCTCTCCCAGGCCACGCTGCTGTTGGGGCTGGTGCTGGTCATCGACCTGGCCATCTTCATCTACGCGCGCATCCTCAACCCCGACTTCGCCTTCGGGGTGCTTGCGCTCAACCTGCTGAAGTTCTGGGGCGCCACGCTGGTCTTCTCGCTGGCGTACGTGGCCCTCACCACCCTGTGCTCCAGCCTCTTCCGCAGCCCGGCGGTGAGCCTGGTCTTCAACTTCATCCTGCTCTTCGTCTTCTGGCTGATGGACTCCGTGGGGCGCTCGGTGAGCGATGAGAGCGTGCTGCGCTACCTGCGCTACCTGTCTCCGTCCTATTACTCGGGCAACCTCCTGCACCCGCGGCTCGCGGAGTTCGCCCTCAGCGGCGCGGCCTACTCCGCCTTCGCGGCCATCTTCCTGATCGGCGCCTACGGCGTCCTGCGCACGAGGGACCTGTGA
- a CDS encoding DsbA family protein — protein sequence MKPNVIVALLVGLVLGFVGGRAASGSKATPGNTPTVAQGANKPAARQVDPTVFKVPIDGAPSKGSVNALVTVVEFSDYECPFCSRAHNTVVQLQKDYGSKLRVVMRQNPLSFHPHAKPAALAALAAGEQGKYWEMHDVLFANQKKLDGESLEGYAKQIGLDVAKWKEDMTAQRLSDTINQEQALAQQLGANGTPAFFINGRFLSGAQPIENFKALIDEELAKAEGLVKTGVAPSQVYARTVEKGLERAPTRAAQAPEPAAAAKKVEIPADSPVFGPATAKVTIVEWSDFECPFCSRAVPTLTKIKDTYGKDVRVVFRHQPLPMHANAKIAAQASMAAHEQGKFWEMHDKLFANQRALDRASLEKYAQELKLDMAKFKAALDSDKFAAKLDADSAAGMAVGANGTPAFFINGRFLSGAQPFEAFKPLIDEEIAKADKALAAGTKAEDLYAKLNQDNVNAAPAAPAAPAEPAVQKVELGSAPVRGAKNAPVTIVAWSDFECPFCGRAVPTIEQVEKEYKGKVKFAFKHQPLPFHQHAKIAAQASMAANEQGKFWEMHDKLFANQRALDRASLEKYAQELKLDMAKFKAALDSDKFDKQIEADMADGAAKGANGTPTFFINGRTLVGAQPFDAFKKVIDEELKKAGGAVAAEAK from the coding sequence ATGAAGCCCAATGTCATCGTGGCCCTGTTGGTGGGCTTGGTGCTCGGGTTCGTTGGCGGCCGTGCCGCCAGCGGCTCGAAAGCCACCCCTGGTAACACCCCCACCGTCGCGCAGGGGGCCAACAAGCCCGCGGCGCGCCAGGTGGACCCCACCGTCTTCAAGGTGCCCATCGACGGCGCTCCCTCCAAGGGCAGCGTCAACGCGCTCGTCACCGTGGTGGAGTTCTCCGACTACGAGTGCCCGTTCTGCAGCCGCGCGCACAACACCGTCGTGCAGCTCCAGAAGGACTACGGCAGCAAGCTGCGCGTGGTGATGCGCCAGAACCCGCTGTCCTTCCACCCGCACGCCAAGCCCGCGGCCCTCGCGGCGCTCGCGGCCGGTGAGCAGGGCAAGTACTGGGAGATGCACGACGTCCTCTTCGCCAACCAGAAGAAGCTGGATGGGGAGAGCCTGGAGGGCTACGCCAAGCAGATCGGCCTGGATGTGGCCAAGTGGAAGGAGGACATGACCGCGCAGCGTCTGTCCGACACCATCAACCAGGAGCAGGCCCTGGCCCAGCAGCTGGGCGCCAACGGCACGCCGGCCTTCTTCATCAACGGCCGCTTCCTCTCCGGCGCGCAGCCCATCGAGAACTTCAAGGCCCTCATCGACGAGGAGCTCGCCAAGGCCGAGGGCCTGGTGAAGACCGGCGTCGCCCCGTCGCAGGTGTACGCGCGCACCGTCGAGAAGGGCCTCGAGCGCGCCCCCACCCGCGCCGCCCAGGCCCCGGAGCCGGCCGCCGCCGCGAAGAAGGTCGAGATCCCCGCGGACTCGCCCGTCTTCGGCCCGGCCACCGCCAAGGTGACCATCGTCGAGTGGTCCGACTTCGAGTGCCCGTTCTGCAGCCGCGCGGTGCCGACCCTCACCAAGATCAAGGACACCTACGGCAAGGACGTGCGCGTGGTGTTCCGCCACCAGCCGCTGCCCATGCACGCGAACGCGAAGATCGCGGCGCAGGCCTCCATGGCCGCCCACGAGCAGGGCAAGTTCTGGGAGATGCACGACAAGCTCTTCGCCAACCAGCGCGCGCTGGACCGCGCCAGCCTGGAGAAGTACGCGCAGGAGCTGAAGCTGGACATGGCGAAGTTCAAGGCCGCCCTGGACAGCGACAAGTTCGCCGCCAAGCTGGACGCGGACTCCGCGGCGGGCATGGCCGTGGGCGCCAACGGCACGCCGGCCTTCTTCATCAACGGCCGCTTCCTCTCCGGCGCGCAGCCCTTCGAGGCCTTCAAGCCCCTCATCGACGAGGAGATCGCCAAGGCCGACAAGGCGCTCGCCGCCGGCACCAAGGCGGAGGACCTCTACGCCAAGCTGAACCAGGACAACGTGAACGCCGCTCCGGCCGCCCCCGCGGCGCCCGCCGAGCCGGCCGTGCAGAAGGTGGAGCTGGGCAGCGCGCCGGTGCGCGGCGCGAAGAACGCGCCCGTCACCATCGTCGCCTGGTCCGACTTCGAGTGCCCCTTCTGCGGCCGCGCCGTGCCGACCATCGAGCAGGTGGAGAAGGAGTACAAGGGCAAGGTCAAGTTCGCCTTCAAGCACCAGCCGCTGCCCTTCCACCAGCACGCGAAGATCGCGGCGCAGGCCTCCATGGCCGCGAACGAGCAGGGCAAGTTCTGGGAGATGCACGACAAGCTGTTCGCCAACCAGCGCGCGCTGGACCGCGCCAGCCTGGAGAAGTACGCGCAGGAGCTGAAGCTGGACATGGCGAAGTTCAAGGCCGCCCTGGACAGCGACAAGTTCGACAAGCAGATCGAGGCGGACATGGCGGACGGCGCCGCCAAGGGCGCCAACGGCACGCCCACCTTCTTCATCAACGGCCGCACGCTCGTGGGTGCGCAGCCCTTCGACGCCTTCAAGAAGGTCATCGACGAGGAGCTGAAGAAGGCCGGCGGAGCCGTGGCGGCCGAGGCGAAGTAG
- a CDS encoding sulfurtransferase TusA family protein produces MEAGVRVDTSGALCPVPILEIAKAMRRLTPGTLVELVSTDRGLEADLPAWCEATGNELVRMERRGTHYVGWVRKAG; encoded by the coding sequence ATGGAAGCCGGTGTGCGCGTGGATACGTCCGGGGCCCTCTGCCCGGTGCCCATCCTGGAGATCGCCAAGGCCATGCGTCGTCTGACGCCCGGGACCCTGGTGGAGCTGGTGTCCACCGACCGCGGCCTGGAGGCGGACCTGCCCGCGTGGTGCGAGGCCACCGGGAACGAGCTCGTGCGGATGGAGCGTCGGGGCACCCACTATGTGGGCTGGGTGCGAAAGGCGGGGTGA
- a CDS encoding ABC transporter ATP-binding protein encodes MSDLAIELSNVSKRFGPKVAVNAVNLQVRQGDVFGLIGPNGAGKTTTFSMMCGYLYPSEGSLRIMGVSPTTPGALKGRVGALPQDAVLPPGWEVGALLTYWARLSALPQPETEAREALEKVGLMEAWKVQTQALSHGMAKRAAMAQALMGRPPLVLLDEPTAGLDPRIAAQVRQIIKDMKGTQTVVVSSHNLQELEELCDAAAILDKGSLAQAGTMSELTGQGAEFRVQIARGDIIIPEITSLPGVTDARMEGTEVLRVRFDGQAHKAEEVISRTVGHLLQHDVLILGVSRGRRLEDRVLQLL; translated from the coding sequence GTGAGCGACCTGGCCATCGAGCTGTCCAACGTCTCCAAGCGCTTCGGCCCCAAGGTCGCCGTCAACGCGGTGAACCTCCAGGTGCGGCAGGGCGACGTCTTCGGCCTCATCGGGCCCAACGGCGCCGGCAAGACGACCACCTTCTCCATGATGTGCGGCTACCTCTACCCGTCCGAGGGTTCGCTGCGGATCATGGGCGTGTCGCCCACCACGCCCGGCGCCCTCAAGGGCCGCGTGGGCGCGCTGCCCCAGGACGCGGTGCTGCCCCCCGGCTGGGAGGTCGGCGCGCTGCTCACGTACTGGGCCCGCCTGTCCGCCCTGCCCCAACCCGAGACCGAAGCGCGCGAGGCGCTGGAGAAGGTGGGCCTGATGGAGGCCTGGAAGGTCCAGACGCAGGCGCTCAGCCACGGCATGGCCAAGCGCGCCGCCATGGCCCAGGCCCTCATGGGCCGCCCGCCCCTGGTCCTCCTGGATGAGCCCACCGCCGGCCTGGATCCGCGCATCGCCGCGCAGGTGCGGCAGATCATCAAGGACATGAAGGGCACGCAGACGGTGGTCGTCTCCAGCCACAACCTCCAGGAGCTGGAGGAGCTGTGCGACGCAGCGGCCATCCTCGACAAGGGGTCGCTCGCGCAGGCCGGCACCATGTCCGAGCTCACCGGCCAGGGCGCGGAGTTCCGCGTCCAGATCGCCCGGGGTGACATCATCATCCCGGAGATCACCTCCCTGCCCGGCGTCACCGACGCGCGCATGGAGGGCACGGAAGTGCTGCGCGTGCGCTTCGACGGGCAGGCCCACAAGGCCGAGGAGGTCATCAGCCGCACCGTCGGCCACCTCCTCCAGCACGACGTGCTGATCCTCGGCGTCAGCCGGGGCCGCCGCCTGGAGGACCGCGTCCTGCAGCTGCTGTAG